The DNA sequence GCGGCACGGTGCTGCCGCAGCTGGACGGCGAAACCGTCCCAGATCTCCCGTGCGGCCGCCCGGGCCACCTCGGTCCTGGCCCCGTTAGCGGAGAGTCCCCGGTCCAGGAACTCCTTGTACAGGGCGTCGAACCGGCCGGCCTCCTCTTCGGCCTTCTCCGTAGCGTCACGGTCCGGAGCAGATGCCGGGACGAAATTGGACGGGTGGAGGAGCATCGCCCGCCGGCGCGCGGCGTCCGCCTGCGACAGGGGAGCGGGACGGAAGGTGAGGATGTCAGCGGACATGTCGGCCCTTTCAAAATCCAGCCAGCTGGGTGCGGCTGCACCCCGGCGGGCATCCTTGACGGTGCCTCCGGCGGAAAGTCACTGGGGGTTTCACGGTGGAAAGCCGCTCCGGCCTCGCAATGTGAGGACCCGGACGGTGCCTTTACAAGGATGCCAATCCTCCCGGGCCCGCTATAGGGCTGAAGGTCCCGTCCTGGACGCGGGCCACCGGCGGTCACCGGGGCCGGGGGCTTTGTGCCCTGTTTCAGGCTCCGGGGCCGCCCTAGCCTGAAACAAACAGGGCGGTGTAAGGCCGCCTGCCGGATCCGGGAGGTACACGGTGAAATCGGCAAACGCAAGCATCATCGCAGGCGTGATCCTCATTGCCCTGGGCGGCCTGTTGCTCCTGGACCGGCTGGGCGTCATGGACACTGCTGCGTTCGTGGCGCCGCTGATTTTCGCGGCCGTGGGGGTGTTGTTCCTGTCCCTGTTCATCCGGCGCCGGGAGAACTGGTGGGCGGCCATCCCCGGGTCCGTGTTCCTGGGCCTGGCAGCTGTTGTCATCGCCACCGAGCTCACCGGAGGCGCCTGGGGCGCGGCCTTCCTGTTCCTCTTCATGGGTGCCGGGTTCGGGGCCGTGTTCGTGCGGGAACCGGGCAATTGGTGGGCGCTGATACCTTCCGGCGTCATGTTCACGCTGGCGGTCATCGTGGCCCTCCCGCAGGAACTGCAGGGTACGCCCACGGCAGCCGTCCTTTTCCTGGGCCTGGCGGCCACCTTCGGCGTGCTTTCCCTGGTCCCGGTCCGCGTTGATGAGGCCGGCAACCGCAGGGAACGGATGAAATGGCCGTTGATTCCGGCGGGCGTCCTTGCCGTCATGGGCCTGATCTTCGTGCTGCAGGCCATGGCCGTGCTGGTCCCGGTGGATTTCGCCTTCCCTGCGGTAATGATCGTGGCCGGCATCGCCCTCATGGTCTACGCCTACCTTGCCCACCGCGACGGCCGGCAGAGGGTCCACGGTCCCGGCCCGCGGGCAGGCTGACCCGGCACGCTGCGACCGCCAGCCACAGTTCGGCGGGGCCGATGGCTGCCACCAGGGGCAACTGGTCGGCGCGGCCCAGGTAGATCCCGGCTACGGCGTACATGCCGAGGGGGAAGATCACGCTCCACAGGCCCGGCTCGTAGGACAACGGCACGCGGTGGAGCACGTGGCGCCACCAGCCGGCGGCGAGGAGCACCGGGAAGAGCCACGGGGCGAAGGACCAGAACACCACGGAGGCGCCCGCCACCAGCCCGCGCGTCCACCATGGGCGCGCCTGCCATCTCCTCGATCCGTGCGCCAATTCCAGTGTCCACGGTACGACGTAGCCGAGCACCACCCACGCGAGCACTGCGACCGTAAGCAGCACCGCCGTCGCGCCCTGCCATCCCGCCATGCCAAGGCGCGTCCCCAGCAGCGTTTGTTCCGGCGATGAACGTGAAGAAGCCGAACGCCCGCCCGGGATCCATGAAGTCGCTGCGCATGGCGGCGGCGAACCTGGCCAGGCGGAACAGGCTGGGGACAAGAATCAGGAGGTAGGAGAGGGCGCACACCACCAGCAGCGCCATGGACAGTGCGTGGAAGCCCTCAAGCACGGGCCCCACGGAGATGATGCGGCTGCCCATGGTGAGCGCGAAGTAGCCGGAGGTGAGCGTCCGTGCGCGGGGCTCCGCAGAAACAGAGGAAAAAGTCCCAGCCGCCCGCTACGACGCTGCCTGTGCCCGTGCCCAGTGCGCCCCCAGCAGCGCGGCAACCCGTTCCGGCTCCGCACGGTGCGGCGGGTCGAAATGGTGCCGGCCGGGAAATACCTCCAGCCGGAAATCAGGGAAGACGCGGGACAGGCGCCCAGCGTTGTCCCCCTGCTCATCCGGGCTGCTCATGCCGCCCAGCACAAAGAGCACCGGCTTTTCGAAGGCCGCCAGCCGGCCGCGGTCCAGTTCGTAGGTGTTGAACGCATGCAGGAAGGCGCTGATCCCGGCTGGGCGCTTGGCCATCCACGGCGGCGGCGGGCCCGGCGGCGGAGGCGGCAGGACGGCGTCGGGCTTCACCTGCAGCCTCATGAAGGCGGCCATGAATTCCTCCTGCGGCAGGTCGCGCAGTTCTCCGTACCGGTGCCACAGCCGCGTGTGCTCCGGGCTCCAGTCCCAGGTGCCTGCCCAGGCCGGTTCAAGCAGGGCCAGGCTCAGCAGCCGTTCCGGGTGCCGGGCCGTGAGCGCCAGGGCCGCTGCGCCACCACCGGAATACCCCAGCAGGTGGAAGGTATCCCAGCCGCGGGCGTCCGCCTCGCGGAGCACGCCGTCCGCTTCGGTATCCAGGCTCCAGCCGGGCGGGGGAGCGTCGCCCGCGTAGAGCTCAAGGTCCTTGGCCACGGCATCAACCGTGCCATCCAGTGCCGCCAGCAGCGCGCCGTATGCGGGGCCGGCGGGGAGGACGCTGCCGGGCAGGAGGATGACCCGGAACGGTTCCATGGCTGGGGCTCCTTCCGACGGTACGCCAGGGGCGGACACGGTTACTTCGCCGCCGCTCCGCGTGCCCCGGCTTTGGTGGCCCGGGCCTTGGGCTCCTTGGCTTCCTTGGGCGGCAGGGTGGCGACGTAAGCCAGCGCCTTTTCGGCCCATGCCCGCGCCCGGGTGTCGTCGCCGTCGCCCTCTTCATTCCACACTTCAGGCAGCCCGGTGTAGCCACCCATGGGCCTGTCCGCCGGCCCGAACGGGACGGTCCGTTCTGATGACTCCAGCAGCTCCGCGTCCTCCCGGGAGAGCTTCACCCCGATGGTGGACCCGAACAGTCCCGCGAACATGTTGCCGTTGATGAACGCGCCGAGATTGCCGAACATCGGCTTCACCAGAACTCCGGGATGGCTGGGGACCACGCGGCGGAACCGCTCTTTTTCTTCCTCGGTTGCCTTGGGCATTTCCATGGCGTCACCTCCCGGTGGCAGGGTTTTTCCGCAGGTCTGGATGCAGGATATGCCCGTTGGGTGCCGCCGTCGAGGGCTGGCCGCCACCCCTGCGCAGCAGGCAATAATTCCGCCCCTGAGCAGGTCAAACTTCCCGCGCCGGTGCTATACCTGACCATAGGCAACTACTTTGTGGCTGCCTTGGGAAGGGCGAATTCCGAGGATCCGGGGGCTTCCCCGGAGGGTTGGAGGCGATGGTGCTGACAACTCCAGGGCCGGGCCCCGCCGGACGCAGCACGCGGACGGGCCGGAAGCACCTGGGCGGACTGGTCCTCGCCGCGCTCGCCCTGCTCACCGGCTGCAGCGGAGGCACCGGCCAGTCGGTGTCCACGGCCCTCGAAGACAGTTCCTCCGCCGTCGCCACCGCCCGCATCGCGCTCCGCCAGGACATGGACGGCAAACTGACCCGTGCCGCAGCCTCCACCACCCTGGACGATGAGCTCAAGGAGATCCAGACCAGCCGGAGCACCGTCCTGAAGCTCTCCCCGGCCACGCAGGAGGAGCGCGAAACCCAGAAGCAGGCGCTGGACGTGCTGGACCAGTGCGCCGCCGGCTTTGCCACGGCACGCGCCGCGTTGGCAGCGAACGACGGCGGCGCCCCCTCCGTGTCCGACGGGGACAAGGCGCTCGCCGGCGCGCAGGACGCCCTCAAACAGCTCGAAGGCAAGGTGGGGTCCCCATGAAGGCTGAACCGTGAAGCGGCTCCTCGGCGTCGCGCTTGGGATCCTCACCGCCATCGGCGGGTTTGTGGACATCGGGGACCTGGTGACCAACGCCGTCGTCGGATCCCGCTTTGGCCTGTCCCTGGTGTGGGTAGTGGCTGTGGGCGTGGTGGGGATCTGCCTGTTCGCCAACATGTCCGGCCGGGTGGCCGCTGCTTCCGGCCGGGCTACCTTTGAGGTGATCCGCGAACGGCTGGGCGCGCGGGCCGGGCTGGCCAACCTCGCGGCCTCCTTCCTCATCAACCTGATGACCGTGACGGCCGAGATCGGCGGCGTTGCCCTGGCCCTGCAGCTGGCCAGCAGCGTGTACTACGTGCTGTGGATTCCCGTGGCGGCACTGGCCGTGTGGCTGGTGGTCTGGCGGGTCAGGTTCACCATCATGGAGAACGTCACGGGCCTGCTGGGGCTGACCCTGATCATCTTTGCGGTGGCACTGTTCCTGCTGAAGCCGGACTGGGGCATGCTGGCCGGGCAGCTGGCGCCCGCCGTGCCGGAACAGGAAACGGTGTGGACGTACAGCTATTACGCCATCGCCCTGTTCGGCGCGGCCATGACCCCGTATGAGGTGTTCTTCTTCTCCTCCGGTGCCGTGGAGGAGGGGTGGACGGTAAAGGACCTGCTCCAGGAGCGGATCAACGTCCTGGTGGGATTCCCGCTGGGCGGCCTGCTGTCCGTCGCCATCGCCGCGTGCGCCGCCGTCGTCCTGCTCCCCGCCGGAATCTCGGTGACCTCGCTGTCCCAGGTGGTCCTGCCCGTCGCGGAGGGCGCCGGGAAGATCGGGTTGGCGCTGGTCCTGGTGGGGATCGTGGCGGCGACGTTCGGTGCGGCGCTGGAAACCACGCTCTCCAGCGGCTACACGCTGGCCCAGTTCTTTGGCTGGTCCTGGGGCAAGTTCCGCCGGCCCGCGGAGGCCGCCCGCTTCCACCTGGCCATGATCGTCTGTCTGCTGGTGGGCATCGCGGTCCTGGCTACCGGCGTGGATCCGGTCCTGGTGACCGAATACTCGGTGGTGTTCTCGGCGATCGCCCTGCCCCTGACCTACCTGCCCATCCTCATCGTGGCCAACGACCCCCAGTACATGCGCGAGCATGTCAACGGGCGGGTGGTCAATGTCCTGGGCATGGTCTACCTGGTGATCATCCTGGTGGCCTCCATCGCCGCCATCCCCCTCATGATCGTGACAGGAGCCGGCTCATGACATCCTCGCCCGACCCGCTGCTTCCCGCCCCGCAGGTGGCCGGGCGCGTCCTGGACGCCCAGTTGCACCTGCTGGACCGGCAGGTTCTGGATCACGACGGCGTCCCGGTCACCACCGTCGACGACCTCGAGTTGAGCGGGCCCGCGGTGGACGTGGAGATTGAGCCGGGGGCCGCGGCGCCGGTCGTCACTGCATTGCTGACGGGGGCGGTGCTGGGGACGCGCATCTTTGGCGGCAGGCCGCCGTCGTCCCGGCTGATCCGCATCCCATGGAAGGACGTGGCCGAGGTGGGCGTGGTGCTGCGGCTTGGCATCAGCGGGGAGTCGCTGGACGCGGGCTGGGTGGAGCGGTGGGTCCGGGACAAGATCATTGCGCGCATTCCGGGAGGCCGCCATGATCCTCGGTGACCTGCTGGGCACCCCCGTCCATGATGCCGACGGCGGGAGGCTGGGCCGGGTGGCAGACGTCCGGTTCGTCCTGGACGGCACCCCGCACCAGCTGATGGCGGAGCCGCGCGTGCTGGGGCTGGTCATCGGCCCGCACAGCACGGCCTCCTTCATGGGCTACGACCGGAACGGCCTCACGCGGCCCCGGCTGGTGGCCAGGATCCTCCGCTGGCGGCACCGCGGGTCCTTCCTGGTGCTGTGGGAGGACATCGCCATGGTGGGCCCGCGCTCGGTCCGGCTCCGCCCCGGGTTCACCCGCTACAGCGCGGCGCTGCAGAAGGCTGCGAACGGATAGGGCGGAGTTGAAGAGACCCGCAATTAGGCGTGCGGCGGATCTCCTGTAGTGTTGACCCTGTTGTTGTGTTTATGCAGTTGGTAGTTCAGGCAGTACGCACGGTCGAAAGTCCGTGTTCTTCTGAAGTAGCGGTTTTTGAACACCCCACGCCGGAGGGCCCGAAAGTCGGGACGTTCCCTCCACCTTCACGAAGGACAAAAATAATGGCTACTGGTACCGTCAAATGGTTTAACGCTGAAAAGGGCTTCGGCTTCATCTCCCCGGACGACTCCTCGCAGGACGTTTTCGCGCACTACTCCGCGATCAACTCCTCCGGCTTCCGCTCCCTCGAAGAGAACCAGAAGGTTTCCTTCGACACCGAGCAGGGCCCCAAGGGTCCCCAGGCCACCAACATCCAGGCTCTCTAATTTCCTAGGGATCCGGGACCGTTAGGTTTCAAAAGCAGGGCTTGCCGTTTCACGGCAAGCCCTGCTTTTTTGTTAACCCGCGCCTTTCGTGGTCCGCTCCCAGGCCCTCGGTTTTTCCTCCTCGACAAAGGTCAGTTGAAGGAGCAATCTATTAGGTGCGTACGTACGCAGCGTGCCAACCCCACGCCCACGGCGGCGTTTGGAAAACTCCAACCAGCGCGGCACCAGTTGGGGTGGTGCATGTCCGGCACGATGCTCGGCCGGCCCGGCTGCCTGCGCTCCCCGGCATCGGCAGCCGGCACTTTCACTCCGATAATCAGTGGCCGGTTCGGCCCCATGAGCAGTGACTTGAATCGGCCATAGCTGTACACCGGCTGATGGCCGGTTGCCGTTCAAGGAAGCATTGCTATGAAGAGTAGTCGGGGAAGCAATTCCAGATTCAAGAAACTGGCGTTTATCGTTGCCTTCGCTGTTTCGCTGCTGGCCTCAGTGGCTTCAGCGGGTCCCGCCTCGGCGGGCCAGTCGGGCCACCGGACGTGGGAGGTCCAGGTGGGCTCTGAGTCCCGCAACCAGGCAATCCAGGGCATGCAGTTCCTCCCCTCCGAGATTTTCATCAACGAGCAGGACACCATTACGTGGGAGGCCAACTCCGCGGAGATCCACACAGTGACGTTCCTGGCATCGGGACAGCCGCTGCAGCCGTTCAATCCGTTCAACAACGATGAGTTGTTGAAGCGCGGAGGGGACAGCTACGACGGGCATTCGTATTACAACTCTGGCCTCCTGGCCAACGTTGACGTGCCCGGCTTCCCGGACGCCAGGAGTTACAGCCTGGTGTTCCCGCGCGAAGGCGATTTCACCTACTACTGCCTGGTTCACGGCGCCGTGATGAAGGGGACGGTGCACGTTCGCGAGCAGGGGACTGACTATCCGTACAGCCAGGCCGATTACGACAAGTCATCGCGGGCCGAGGAGCGGTCCATCCTGCGCGACGGACGCGAGCTCACCGCTGACCTGGCGGACCAGGCCAACAGCCACAGGGTGATCGCAGGCGGTGACGACGGCGTTGCGATGGTCATGCGCTTCGTCCGGCCCACCGTGACGGTGCATGTGGGCGATACCGTCGTGTTCGCCAATACCGGCATGGACGCTCCCCATACCGTCACGTTTGGTACCGAACCGGCGAACATTTTCGCCCCGTCCGGCGACCCGACGCATTTCACCGGGGGCAACCTCAACT is a window from the Arthrobacter sp. NicSoilC5 genome containing:
- a CDS encoding cold-shock protein → MATGTVKWFNAEKGFGFISPDDSSQDVFAHYSAINSSGFRSLEENQKVSFDTEQGPKGPQATNIQAL
- a CDS encoding plastocyanin/azurin family copper-binding protein codes for the protein MKSSRGSNSRFKKLAFIVAFAVSLLASVASAGPASAGQSGHRTWEVQVGSESRNQAIQGMQFLPSEIFINEQDTITWEANSAEIHTVTFLASGQPLQPFNPFNNDELLKRGGDSYDGHSYYNSGLLANVDVPGFPDARSYSLVFPREGDFTYYCLVHGAVMKGTVHVREQGTDYPYSQADYDKSSRAEERSILRDGRELTADLADQANSHRVIAGGDDGVAMVMRFVRPTVTVHVGDTVVFANTGMDAPHTVTFGTEPANIFAPSGDPTHFTGGNLNSGIMWPGAEFAVTFQAQGTFEYICALHDYMGMVGKVKVVD
- a CDS encoding PRC-barrel domain-containing protein, translating into MILGDLLGTPVHDADGGRLGRVADVRFVLDGTPHQLMAEPRVLGLVIGPHSTASFMGYDRNGLTRPRLVARILRWRHRGSFLVLWEDIAMVGPRSVRLRPGFTRYSAALQKAANG
- a CDS encoding Nramp family divalent metal transporter, giving the protein MKRLLGVALGILTAIGGFVDIGDLVTNAVVGSRFGLSLVWVVAVGVVGICLFANMSGRVAAASGRATFEVIRERLGARAGLANLAASFLINLMTVTAEIGGVALALQLASSVYYVLWIPVAALAVWLVVWRVRFTIMENVTGLLGLTLIIFAVALFLLKPDWGMLAGQLAPAVPEQETVWTYSYYAIALFGAAMTPYEVFFFSSGAVEEGWTVKDLLQERINVLVGFPLGGLLSVAIAACAAVVLLPAGISVTSLSQVVLPVAEGAGKIGLALVLVGIVAATFGAALETTLSSGYTLAQFFGWSWGKFRRPAEAARFHLAMIVCLLVGIAVLATGVDPVLVTEYSVVFSAIALPLTYLPILIVANDPQYMREHVNGRVVNVLGMVYLVIILVASIAAIPLMIVTGAGS
- a CDS encoding TfoX/Sxy family protein, which encodes MEMPKATEEEKERFRRVVPSHPGVLVKPMFGNLGAFINGNMFAGLFGSTIGVKLSREDAELLESSERTVPFGPADRPMGGYTGLPEVWNEEGDGDDTRARAWAEKALAYVATLPPKEAKEPKARATKAGARGAAAK
- a CDS encoding alpha/beta hydrolase, with translation MEPFRVILLPGSVLPAGPAYGALLAALDGTVDAVAKDLELYAGDAPPPGWSLDTEADGVLREADARGWDTFHLLGYSGGGAAALALTARHPERLLSLALLEPAWAGTWDWSPEHTRLWHRYGELRDLPQEEFMAAFMRLQVKPDAVLPPPPPGPPPPWMAKRPAGISAFLHAFNTYELDRGRLAAFEKPVLFVLGGMSSPDEQGDNAGRLSRVFPDFRLEVFPGRHHFDPPHRAEPERVAALLGAHWARAQAAS